A single Cannabis sativa cultivar Pink pepper isolate KNU-18-1 chromosome 7, ASM2916894v1, whole genome shotgun sequence DNA region contains:
- the LOC115696534 gene encoding uncharacterized protein LOC115696534, with the protein MVRIGANPEFQFHDRCKELMLNHLMFADDVILFCDGDFKSIHYLLQGLKLFSCTSGLQPNPTKSAIYCCGMEETEVQRVMDRSGFSKKRGKECMVLVEKMTARIRTWSTRNLSLAGRAVLVNSVLMSIHAYWSQIMILPKKIIKDIETICPAYLWKGHHTAIGPGPIAWENVCQSKAAGGIGFKRIAEWNRAALTKYVWAIANKEDNLWIKWIHCVKGWLNWKIESIDLDAMLRWIERSKAGKFRQSFWLAVMAAMVYQIWRARNLALWESEVPIASERLYRYRKKGKKGGKRRGFM; encoded by the exons ATGGTCCGAATTGGAGCCAATCCAGAATTTCAGTTTCATGATAGATGCAAGGAACTTATGTTGAATCACTTAATGTTTGCTGATGATGTTATCCTATTTTGCGACGGAGACTTCAAAAGCATTCATTATTTGCTTCAAGGGTTGAAACTCTTTTCTTGTACATCTGGGTTACAACCGAATCCTACTAAGTCTGCCATTTACTGTTGTGGAATGGAAGAAACTGAAGTGCAAAGAGTCATGGACAGATCTGGTTTTTCCAAAAAAAGAG GGAAAGAGTGCATGGTGTTAGTTGAAAAAATGACAGCAAGAATAAGAACATGGAGCACAAGAAACTTGTCCTTAGCAGGTAGAGCAGTGCTTGTGAACTCTGTTTTGATGTCTATTCATGCTTATTGGAGTCAAATTATGATTTTACCTAAGAAGATCATCAAAGACATTGAAACGATATGTCCAGCTTATCTTTGGAAGGGACACCACACGGCAATAGGGCCTGGACCAATAGCATGGGAAAATGTTTGTCAATCGAAGGCTGCAGGAGGCATTGGTTTCAAAAGAATAGCTGAGTGGAATAGGGCTGCCTTGACGAAATACGTTTGGGCGATTGCAAACAAGGAAGATAACTTGTGGATCAAATGGATACATTGT GTCAAAGGTTGGCTGAATTGGAAAATAGAGTCAATTGATTTGGATGCCATGTTGAGATGGATTGAGAGATCAAAGGCTGGCAAATTTAGGCAAAGTTTCTGGCTTGCTGTCATGGCTGCAATGGTATACCAGATATGGAGAGCCAGGAATTTGGCTCTTTGGGAATCAGAGGTGCCGATTGCTTCTGAG AGATTGTACAGGTAtaggaaaaaaggaaaaaaaggggGAAAGAGAAGGGGATTCATGTAA
- the LOC115696533 gene encoding uncharacterized protein LOC115696533 has protein sequence MFTSKSRQKSYAVPKRRDIEFLRGESVFLWISPMKGVKCFKKRGKLSLRFIGPFNILEKVGQVAYLLALPPAFSIVHNFFHVSMLRKYVSDSTHVLSYDALELAPDLSYDEQPVQILNKKDKVPQNNTISLVKVLWKNTNVEEATLRVRV, from the coding sequence ATGTTTACTTCCAaaagtaggcaaaagagttatgctgTTCCTAAGCGCCGAGACATAGAGTTTTTGAGAGGAGAAAGTGTCTTCCTATggatttcaccaatgaagggtgtAAAATGCTTCAAAAAGAGGGGCAAGTTAAGTCTCAGGTTCATAGGGCCATTTAATatactcgagaaggttggacaaGTAGCGTATCTGCTAGCTTTACCTCCTGCATTTTCGatagttcacaatttttttcatgTGTCAATGCTGAGGAAGTATGTGTCTGATTcaactcatgtcttgagttatgatgCCCTAGAGTTGGCACCAGATCTATCCTATGATGAACAACCAGTTCAGATCCTCAATAAGAAGGATAAAGTTCCACAGAACAATACTATATCCTtagtcaaggtactctggaagaACACCAACGTAGAAGAGGCTACCCTGAGAGTTAGAGTCTAA